In the Acidovorax sp. A79 genome, one interval contains:
- a CDS encoding ATP-binding protein, with translation MTLRWWPRSLFGRILLVLALGLALAHALTFVLAITERGMTMRRAMVSYLASDVASSIAMLDRLPPAERAQWVDRLARRNYRFALTAPLDAPEDPSAMARLIAGAVGATLPPGRTVHVIDPRVPGTELRLQLQLADGTPLAVDMDEPQLQVSPWVLGALALQLALLVGLCAWAVRAATRPLRTLADAADALGADRPAVPLAEDGPREVQRAAQAFNRMQQRIQAHLEERMRILAAVSHDLQTPITRLRLRADLLDDTALQGKLHADLAEMQSLVEEGIAYARSSQAVQEPLQRVDLRALLQSIAFDYADAGLPVTLLHADPGTCDTRPQALRRLVCNLVDNAIKFAGAAELSLEEQAQAQGPWLLRVLDRGPGIAQADLAAVLQPYVRLEDSRNRGTGGTGLGLAIASELAKALGGRLVLGPRGEGPGLEARVELPGQQP, from the coding sequence ATGACGCTGCGCTGGTGGCCCCGCTCGCTGTTCGGGCGCATCCTGCTGGTGCTGGCGCTCGGCCTGGCTCTGGCGCACGCGCTGACGTTTGTGCTGGCGATCACCGAGCGCGGCATGACCATGCGCCGCGCCATGGTGTCGTACCTGGCGAGCGACGTGGCCAGCTCCATCGCCATGCTGGACCGCCTGCCGCCCGCAGAGCGCGCGCAGTGGGTGGACCGGCTGGCGCGCCGCAATTACCGGTTTGCACTGACCGCGCCGCTCGATGCACCCGAAGACCCGTCCGCCATGGCCCGCCTGATCGCAGGGGCCGTGGGCGCCACGCTGCCGCCGGGCCGCACGGTGCACGTGATCGACCCGCGCGTGCCCGGCACCGAGCTGCGCCTGCAGCTGCAGCTGGCCGACGGCACGCCGCTGGCCGTGGACATGGACGAGCCCCAGCTGCAGGTCTCGCCCTGGGTGCTGGGCGCGCTGGCGCTGCAACTGGCGCTGCTGGTGGGTTTATGCGCCTGGGCGGTGCGCGCGGCCACGCGGCCCCTGCGCACGCTGGCCGACGCGGCCGATGCGCTGGGCGCCGACCGCCCCGCCGTGCCCCTGGCCGAGGACGGCCCGCGCGAGGTGCAGCGCGCTGCCCAGGCCTTCAACCGCATGCAGCAGCGCATCCAGGCGCACCTGGAGGAGCGCATGCGTATCCTGGCCGCCGTCTCGCACGACCTGCAAACGCCCATCACCCGCCTGCGCCTGCGCGCCGACCTGCTGGACGACACCGCGCTGCAGGGCAAGCTGCACGCGGACCTGGCCGAGATGCAGTCGCTGGTGGAAGAAGGCATTGCCTACGCGCGCTCGTCCCAGGCCGTGCAGGAGCCGCTGCAGCGCGTGGACCTGCGCGCGCTGCTGCAGAGCATTGCGTTCGACTACGCCGATGCCGGCCTGCCCGTGACGCTGCTGCACGCAGACCCGGGCACCTGCGACACGCGCCCACAGGCGCTGCGCCGGCTGGTGTGCAACCTGGTGGACAACGCGATCAAGTTTGCAGGCGCGGCCGAGCTGAGCCTGGAGGAACAGGCACAGGCGCAAGGCCCGTGGCTGCTGCGCGTGCTGGACCGGGGCCCCGGCATTGCGCAGGCCGACCTGGCCGCCGTGCTGCAGCCCTATGTGCGGCTGGAAGACTCGCGCAACCGCGGCACCGGCGGCACGGGGCTGGGTCTGGCCATTGCGAGCGAGCTGGCGAAGGCGCTGGGCGGCCGCCTGGTGCTCGGGCCGCGCGGCGAGGGGCCGGGCCTGGAAGCGCGGGTCGAGCTGCCTGGGCAGCAGCCGTAG
- a CDS encoding thioredoxin family protein has product MTSHPSSPISFQRRTFLASAASVAAAVAAPALTHAAGPAVQAATLPDFGAAPEFTGIERWLNSEPLTLAQLRGRVVLVDFWTYACINCIRTLPHMNRWAELYTPQGLTVVGVHTPEFPFERTTSNVEVAMRRHGVKHPVAQDNRYGTWKAYSNQYWPAAYLIDAQGHIRYKHFGEGEYDRTEAVIRALLAARG; this is encoded by the coding sequence ATGACATCGCACCCTTCTTCACCCATCTCTTTTCAGCGCCGCACATTCCTGGCGTCCGCAGCTTCTGTAGCCGCAGCGGTGGCGGCACCCGCCCTCACCCACGCAGCGGGGCCCGCCGTCCAGGCGGCGACGCTGCCCGACTTTGGCGCGGCACCCGAGTTCACCGGCATCGAGCGCTGGCTCAACTCCGAGCCGCTCACCCTGGCCCAGCTGCGCGGCCGCGTGGTGCTGGTGGACTTCTGGACGTATGCCTGCATCAACTGCATCCGCACCCTGCCCCACATGAACCGCTGGGCCGAGCTGTACACGCCCCAGGGCCTCACCGTGGTGGGCGTGCACACGCCGGAGTTTCCGTTTGAGCGCACCACCAGCAACGTCGAGGTGGCCATGCGCCGCCACGGCGTGAAGCATCCCGTGGCGCAAGACAACCGCTACGGCACCTGGAAGGCCTACAGCAACCAGTACTGGCCCGCGGCCTACCTCATCGATGCGCAGGGACACATTCGCTACAAGCACTTTGGCGAAGGCGAGTACGACCGCACCGAGGCCGTGATCCGCGCGCTGCTGGCGGCGCGGGGATAG
- a CDS encoding FMN-binding negative transcriptional regulator, whose amino-acid sequence MTIANRQFQVTDRAVLHGLVRDQPLATLVVSHEGALHVNHVPLYLDPTRGPHGTLVGHVGRGNGVWPLLPQQAVAVFHGPQAYVSPSWYPSKAVDGKQVPTWNYATVHAHGTLSAVDGDPERLRAILHTLTEAHEAHRPHPWHVDDAPADYLHKLLGAIVGVELAVERWEGVWKVSQNRTDTDRAGVVEGLTARGTPQALAMAALVERGPGI is encoded by the coding sequence ATGACCATTGCCAACCGCCAGTTCCAGGTGACCGACCGAGCCGTTCTGCACGGCCTGGTGCGGGACCAGCCCCTGGCCACCCTGGTCGTCTCGCACGAGGGCGCCCTGCACGTCAACCACGTGCCGCTGTACCTGGACCCCACGCGCGGCCCACACGGCACGCTGGTGGGCCACGTGGGCCGCGGCAACGGCGTGTGGCCGCTGCTGCCGCAGCAGGCGGTGGCCGTGTTCCATGGCCCGCAGGCCTACGTGTCGCCGTCGTGGTACCCGTCCAAGGCCGTCGATGGCAAACAGGTGCCCACCTGGAACTACGCCACGGTGCACGCCCACGGCACGCTCAGCGCGGTGGACGGCGACCCCGAGCGCCTGCGCGCGATCCTGCACACCCTGACCGAGGCGCACGAAGCCCACCGCCCGCACCCCTGGCACGTGGACGATGCGCCCGCCGACTACCTGCACAAACTGCTGGGCGCCATCGTGGGCGTCGAGCTGGCGGTGGAACGCTGGGAAGGCGTCTGGAAGGTGAGCCAGAACCGCACGGACACGGACCGCGCCGGCGTCGTCGAGGGGCTGACGGCGCGAGGCACGCCGCAAGCGCTGGCCATGGCGGCGCTGGTGGAACGAGGGCCGGGCATCTAG
- a CDS encoding cytochrome c biogenesis CcdA family protein: MTNTSPWLAVAAGMLTVGAPCVLPMLPVVLGASVAGGPAQRTRPLFIALGFALSFAAVALLFSSFTQVLGLSPEGLRRFAAVMLLVFGVLTVWPWPFQWLSQHAGGVLSRVASLGLGSSGGNWGGLLLGLSLGAVWTPCAGPVLASILTLIATEPPGARTAVLLLAYSTGAAVPMLAIAYGGQAAASHVRRISRHAHRVQQAFGVVVIAVALAMLLEVDGQVTAWLSQFYPSGSGGL; this comes from the coding sequence ATGACCAATACCTCGCCCTGGCTGGCCGTGGCCGCCGGCATGCTTACCGTGGGCGCGCCCTGCGTGCTGCCCATGCTGCCGGTGGTGCTGGGCGCATCGGTGGCGGGCGGCCCCGCGCAGCGCACGCGCCCGCTGTTCATCGCACTGGGCTTTGCGCTTTCGTTTGCGGCCGTGGCCCTGCTGTTCAGCAGCTTCACGCAGGTGCTGGGGTTGTCGCCCGAGGGCTTGCGCCGGTTCGCTGCCGTGATGTTGCTGGTGTTTGGCGTGCTCACCGTGTGGCCTTGGCCCTTCCAGTGGCTCAGCCAACACGCGGGTGGCGTGCTCAGCCGCGTGGCCAGCCTGGGGCTGGGTTCATCGGGCGGCAACTGGGGCGGGCTGCTGCTGGGCCTGAGCCTGGGCGCGGTGTGGACGCCCTGCGCCGGGCCGGTGCTGGCCTCCATCCTCACGCTCATCGCCACCGAGCCGCCCGGGGCCCGCACGGCCGTGCTGCTGCTCGCGTATTCCACCGGCGCCGCAGTGCCCATGCTGGCCATTGCCTACGGTGGCCAGGCAGCGGCCAGCCATGTGCGCCGCATCTCGCGCCACGCGCACCGCGTGCAGCAGGCCTTTGGCGTGGTGGTCATTGCCGTGGCGCTGGCCATGCTGCTGGAGGTGGATGGGCAGGTCACCGCGTGGCTGTCGCAGTTCTATCCATCGGGTTCAGGCGGGCTGTAA
- a CDS encoding TetR/AcrR family transcriptional regulator, with amino-acid sequence MTEPATVIAPTRLTDRKREAIVQAAIGEFREHGFNGTSMDRVAAAAEVSKRTVYNHFPSKDELFGAILDHLWERSHSLPDVAYDAGRPLRAQLLAVLEQKMELLNDASFIDLSRVAMAEMMHTPERAQAMVARLSEKEEGLPRWIRAAQQDGALRAGVDPQYAAHQLHGMVKSFAFWPQLAMGQPPLAPAVQQQVLADAVEMFLGFYAVGAP; translated from the coding sequence ATGACCGAGCCCGCCACCGTGATCGCCCCCACCCGCCTGACCGACCGCAAACGCGAGGCCATCGTGCAGGCCGCCATCGGCGAATTCCGCGAACATGGCTTCAACGGCACCAGCATGGACCGCGTGGCCGCGGCGGCCGAGGTGTCCAAGCGCACGGTGTACAACCACTTTCCCAGCAAGGACGAGCTGTTCGGCGCCATCCTGGACCACCTGTGGGAGCGCAGCCATTCATTGCCCGACGTGGCCTACGACGCGGGGCGACCGCTGCGCGCGCAGCTGCTCGCGGTGCTGGAGCAGAAGATGGAGCTGCTGAACGACGCGAGCTTCATCGACCTCTCGCGCGTGGCGATGGCCGAGATGATGCACACGCCCGAGCGCGCCCAGGCCATGGTGGCGCGCCTGTCCGAAAAGGAAGAAGGCCTGCCGCGCTGGATCCGCGCGGCCCAGCAGGACGGCGCCCTGCGCGCGGGGGTGGACCCGCAGTACGCGGCCCACCAGCTGCACGGCATGGTCAAGTCCTTTGCCTTCTGGCCCCAGCTGGCCATGGGCCAGCCGCCGCTGGCGCCTGCCGTGCAGCAGCAGGTGCTGGCCGATGCGGTGGAGATGTTCCTCGGGTTCTACGCGGTCGGCGCGCCGTAG
- a CDS encoding homoserine dehydrogenase, with translation MYRDPVPSLEPQPLHAATVAMRPLRVGMIGIGTVGAGTFRVLARNQALIAGRAGRGIKMVVVCARSLARAMSVVGKDVALTNDPMQVATHPDVDVLVEAAGGTGPAREWVLAAIRAGKHVVTANKALLAEHGNEIFAAARQHGVAVAYEGAVAVSIPIVKALREGLTANRIEWVAGIINGTTNFILSKMRDEGVGFAEALAQAQALGYAEADPTFDIEGIDAAHKITLLAANAFGMPLRFADAQVEGITALQGLDVACAEQLGFRIKLLGVARRREHGNRVNGDGADGVELRVQPALVPATHLLAHVNGSMNGIMVKGDASGVTMYYGAGAGSEQTASAVIADLVDVARLHGTHAAQRVPHLGFHASAISNDQAVLPRAAVRTRHYLRVPVHTAQQIEAVGAWLAAQQVPVLHVELAAEKTLQADKAASSAGHPQVLVLTDVAAQSTVDLAMHALAAHPAVAGPVVSLRVEMLEG, from the coding sequence ATGTACCGCGATCCCGTCCCATCCCTAGAGCCTCAACCGTTGCACGCCGCCACCGTGGCGATGCGCCCTCTGCGCGTGGGCATGATCGGCATCGGCACCGTGGGCGCAGGCACCTTCCGCGTGCTGGCGCGCAACCAGGCGCTCATCGCGGGCCGCGCGGGGCGGGGCATCAAGATGGTGGTGGTCTGCGCCCGCAGCCTGGCCCGCGCCATGAGCGTGGTGGGCAAGGACGTGGCGCTCACCAACGACCCCATGCAGGTCGCCACGCACCCCGATGTGGACGTGCTGGTGGAGGCCGCCGGCGGCACCGGCCCGGCGCGTGAATGGGTGCTGGCCGCCATCCGCGCGGGCAAGCATGTGGTCACGGCCAACAAGGCGCTGCTGGCCGAGCATGGCAACGAGATCTTCGCCGCCGCGCGCCAGCACGGCGTGGCCGTGGCGTACGAAGGCGCGGTGGCCGTGAGCATCCCCATCGTGAAAGCGCTGCGCGAGGGCCTCACCGCCAACCGCATCGAATGGGTGGCCGGCATCATCAACGGCACCACCAATTTCATCCTGAGCAAGATGCGCGACGAGGGCGTGGGCTTTGCCGAGGCGCTCGCCCAGGCCCAGGCGCTGGGCTACGCCGAGGCCGATCCGACCTTCGACATCGAGGGCATCGACGCCGCGCACAAGATCACGCTGCTGGCCGCCAATGCGTTCGGCATGCCGCTGCGCTTTGCCGACGCGCAGGTGGAGGGCATCACCGCGCTGCAGGGCCTGGACGTGGCCTGCGCGGAGCAGCTGGGCTTTCGCATCAAGCTGCTGGGGGTGGCGCGGCGCCGCGAGCACGGCAATCGAGTCAACGGCGATGGTGCCGACGGCGTGGAGCTGCGCGTGCAGCCCGCGCTGGTGCCCGCCACGCACCTGCTGGCGCATGTCAATGGCTCGATGAACGGCATCATGGTCAAGGGCGATGCGTCGGGCGTGACGATGTACTACGGCGCGGGCGCGGGGTCCGAGCAGACCGCGTCGGCCGTGATCGCCGACCTGGTGGACGTGGCGCGGCTTCATGGCACCCACGCGGCGCAGCGGGTGCCGCACCTGGGCTTTCATGCCAGCGCCATCAGCAACGACCAGGCCGTGCTGCCGCGCGCCGCCGTGCGCACGCGCCACTACCTGCGGGTGCCCGTGCACACGGCCCAGCAGATCGAGGCCGTGGGCGCGTGGCTGGCGGCGCAGCAGGTGCCGGTGCTGCACGTGGAGCTGGCGGCCGAAAAAACACTGCAGGCCGACAAGGCGGCATCCAGCGCCGGCCATCCCCAGGTGCTGGTGCTCACCGACGTGGCGGCCCAGTCCACGGTGGACCTGGCCATGCACGCGCTGGCCGCGCACCCCGCCGTGGCCGGGCCGGTGGTGTCGCTGCGCGTGGAGATGCTGGAGGGCTGA
- a CDS encoding response regulator, protein MSTPTEDHILIVDDDAGIRELAAEYLQRQGLQVSVAADGRQMREVLATQRIDLLVLDLMLPGTDGITLCRELRSPGAPPLPIIMLTARSDEADRILGLELGADDYLTKPFAARELLARIHAVLRRTRMLPPNLAVAEPARHLAFGDWRLDTTARHLLDATGAVVALSGAEYRLLRVLLDHPQRILTRDQLLQLTQGRDADVFDRSIDLLVSRVRQRLGDGARGSRYIKTVRNEGYVFCADVLPASVQVPTPARGGTAA, encoded by the coding sequence ATGAGCACGCCCACCGAAGACCACATCCTGATCGTCGATGACGACGCGGGCATCCGCGAGCTGGCGGCCGAATACCTGCAGCGCCAGGGCCTGCAGGTGAGCGTGGCGGCCGACGGCCGGCAGATGCGCGAGGTGCTGGCCACGCAGCGCATCGACCTGCTCGTGCTGGACCTGATGCTGCCCGGCACCGACGGCATCACGCTGTGCCGCGAGCTGCGCAGCCCCGGCGCGCCGCCGCTGCCCATCATCATGCTCACCGCGCGCAGCGACGAGGCGGACCGCATCCTGGGCCTGGAGCTGGGCGCGGACGACTACCTGACCAAACCCTTTGCCGCGCGCGAGCTGCTGGCGCGCATCCACGCGGTGCTGCGGCGCACGCGCATGCTGCCGCCCAACCTGGCGGTGGCCGAGCCCGCGCGCCATCTCGCATTCGGCGACTGGCGGCTGGACACCACGGCGCGCCACCTGCTCGATGCCACGGGCGCGGTGGTGGCGCTCTCGGGCGCCGAATACCGTCTGCTGCGCGTGCTGCTGGACCACCCGCAGCGCATCCTCACGCGCGACCAATTGCTGCAGCTCACGCAGGGGCGCGACGCCGACGTGTTCGACCGCTCCATCGACCTGCTGGTCAGCCGCGTGCGCCAGCGTTTGGGCGATGGCGCACGCGGCTCGCGCTACATCAAGACGGTGCGCAACGAGGGCTATGTGTTCTGCGCCGACGTGCTGCCCGCATCGGTGCAGGTACCCACGCCAGCGCGGGGAGGGACCGCCGCATGA
- a CDS encoding DUF2147 domain-containing protein — MKMNPWMATTGLLALCLAQSAGAQQSLAATPAKAPLGRWITESGNLEVDIAPCAGETLCGKVVRVLANRSMSAPGADMAAADARPALGMTLLSGLRPSGDGSTEYQGEIYNRENAKTYRATLTPAEPDQLLVRAYVGIPLFGKTQVWRRPAIDQGAPQ; from the coding sequence ATGAAGATGAACCCCTGGATGGCCACGACCGGGCTGCTGGCGCTGTGCCTGGCCCAATCCGCAGGCGCCCAGCAATCCCTGGCCGCCACGCCTGCCAAGGCCCCGCTGGGCCGCTGGATCACCGAAAGCGGCAACCTGGAGGTAGACATTGCGCCCTGCGCCGGCGAGACCCTGTGTGGCAAGGTGGTGCGTGTGCTGGCCAACCGTTCCATGAGCGCCCCGGGCGCTGACATGGCCGCGGCCGACGCGCGACCTGCGCTGGGCATGACCCTGCTGTCGGGCCTGCGCCCCAGCGGCGACGGCAGCACCGAATACCAGGGCGAGATCTACAACCGCGAGAACGCCAAGACCTACCGCGCCACCCTCACCCCCGCCGAGCCGGATCAGCTGCTGGTGCGCGCCTATGTCGGCATTCCGCTGTTCGGCAAGACGCAGGTGTGGCGCCGCCCTGCCATCGACCAGGGGGCGCCACAATGA
- a CDS encoding MBL fold metallo-hydrolase — MLRRTPRILLILTVVTAMAYSILSCTSLPASSHEQSPQHVDGKFRNAAPRQAPGFAKTLGIMWRFMTDKPADAVPAQPPQVLPLTQADLLGAPDLSLWRLGHSTMLLKLQGQFWLTDPVFSERASPFSFMGPKRFHAPPIAIDELPPITGVVLSHDHYDHLDFDAIRQLAPKVAHFVTPLGVGDRLVAWGVPAAKVQQFDWWQGTTIAGVKLVATPAQHFSGRSLSDGNRTLWASWVLVAGDTRIFFSGDTGYFDGFKAIGERFGPFDLTMVETGAYDAQWPDVHMQPEESLQAHLDVKGRHLMPIHNGTFDLALHAWTDPFDRITALAGKAGVPLVAPVMGERLDIRQPALSQQWWKR, encoded by the coding sequence ATGCTCCGCCGCACGCCCCGAATCCTTCTCATCCTCACCGTTGTCACCGCCATGGCCTACAGCATCCTTTCCTGCACCTCCTTGCCGGCAAGCTCCCATGAGCAGTCGCCCCAGCACGTCGATGGCAAGTTCCGCAACGCGGCGCCGCGCCAAGCCCCGGGTTTTGCCAAGACCCTGGGCATCATGTGGCGCTTCATGACGGACAAGCCCGCCGACGCGGTGCCGGCCCAGCCGCCACAGGTGCTGCCGCTCACGCAGGCCGACCTGCTGGGCGCCCCCGACCTGAGCCTGTGGCGCCTGGGCCACTCGACCATGCTGCTCAAGCTGCAGGGCCAGTTCTGGCTGACCGATCCGGTGTTCTCCGAACGCGCCTCGCCGTTTTCCTTCATGGGCCCCAAGCGCTTCCATGCGCCGCCCATCGCCATCGACGAGCTGCCGCCCATCACCGGCGTGGTGCTCTCGCACGACCACTACGACCACCTGGACTTCGATGCCATCCGGCAGCTCGCCCCCAAGGTGGCGCATTTCGTCACGCCGCTGGGCGTGGGCGACCGCCTTGTCGCCTGGGGCGTGCCCGCCGCCAAGGTGCAGCAGTTCGACTGGTGGCAGGGCACCACCATCGCCGGCGTGAAGCTGGTGGCCACGCCCGCACAGCACTTCTCGGGCCGCAGCCTGTCGGACGGCAACCGCACGCTGTGGGCGTCGTGGGTGCTGGTGGCGGGGGACACGCGCATCTTCTTCAGCGGCGACACGGGCTACTTCGACGGCTTCAAGGCCATCGGCGAGCGCTTCGGCCCGTTCGACCTGACGATGGTGGAAACCGGCGCCTACGACGCCCAGTGGCCCGACGTGCACATGCAGCCCGAGGAAAGCCTGCAGGCCCACCTGGACGTGAAGGGCCGCCACCTGATGCCCATCCATAACGGCACGTTCGACCTGGCGCTGCACGCGTGGACGGACCCGTTCGACCGCATCACCGCCCTGGCCGGGAAAGCCGGCGTGCCGCTGGTGGCGCCGGTGATGGGCGAGCGGCTGGACATCCGGCAGCCCGCGCTCTCGCAGCAATGGTGGAAAAGGTAG
- a CDS encoding PLP-dependent aminotransferase family protein has protein sequence MPVARANPKTVAAATGAPGPRQGLLRQQVYEQLRGAIEHGRLPAGTRLPPSREHAAGLGVSRNTVLWAVQRLQAEGYVEARVGDGTYVSQAAGVAPAQGLVAPPRGLSKRGQLIAETAARWRPPHVAARAFRIGAPEVDTFPFALWDRLARQASPGQRSARAQYLDPAGDPQLRQAIALWLWASRGIRCDAAQVVVCSGSQQGIDLIARLLLDAGDEVLVEDPGYPGIRASLLGHGVLARPVALDAQGLRIAEGAAQWPGARMAVVTPTHQFPTGGCMPLARRQALLQWARTHDAWVVEDDYDGEFQYGKHDGKAQRVPALCSLPGSERVLYVGTFSKTLHPGLRLGFVVVPPALVEAFAMARAITDRHAPGDAQAVLARFIAEGHLLRHLRQMRELYQERQQVLIDALAQASGGALQLAPSDRGMHLLLECAPGSNDEALSRSALAAGVMLAPLSRYAMESNRRGWLFGYAGYGEPEIVAAARVVARLASRSHRKGL, from the coding sequence ATGCCGGTTGCCAGAGCCAATCCGAAGACCGTCGCCGCCGCCACGGGTGCTCCGGGCCCGCGCCAGGGCCTGCTGCGCCAGCAGGTCTATGAGCAGTTGCGCGGCGCCATCGAGCACGGCCGCCTGCCCGCAGGCACGCGCCTGCCGCCGTCGCGCGAGCACGCGGCGGGCCTGGGCGTGTCGCGCAACACGGTGCTCTGGGCCGTGCAGCGCCTGCAGGCCGAAGGGTATGTGGAGGCGCGCGTGGGCGACGGCACCTACGTGTCGCAGGCCGCGGGCGTGGCGCCCGCGCAGGGCCTGGTGGCGCCGCCGCGCGGGCTGTCAAAGCGCGGGCAGCTCATTGCCGAGACGGCTGCGCGCTGGCGGCCGCCGCATGTGGCGGCGCGGGCATTTCGCATCGGCGCGCCCGAGGTGGACACCTTTCCGTTCGCGCTGTGGGACCGCCTGGCCCGCCAGGCCAGCCCCGGCCAGCGCAGCGCCCGCGCGCAGTACCTGGACCCTGCGGGCGACCCCCAGCTGCGCCAGGCCATCGCGCTGTGGCTGTGGGCGTCGCGCGGCATCCGCTGCGATGCGGCGCAGGTGGTGGTGTGCTCGGGCTCGCAGCAGGGCATCGATCTGATCGCGCGGCTGCTGCTGGACGCGGGCGACGAGGTGCTGGTGGAAGACCCGGGCTACCCCGGCATCCGCGCCAGCCTGCTGGGCCACGGCGTGCTGGCGCGGCCCGTGGCGCTGGATGCGCAGGGCCTGCGCATCGCCGAAGGCGCCGCGCAGTGGCCCGGTGCGCGCATGGCCGTGGTCACGCCCACGCACCAGTTCCCCACCGGCGGGTGCATGCCACTGGCGCGGCGCCAGGCCCTGCTGCAGTGGGCGCGCACGCACGACGCCTGGGTGGTGGAGGACGACTACGACGGCGAATTCCAGTACGGCAAGCACGACGGCAAGGCCCAGCGCGTGCCCGCCCTGTGCAGCCTGCCGGGCTCGGAGCGCGTGCTGTACGTGGGCACGTTCTCCAAGACCCTGCACCCCGGCCTGCGCCTGGGCTTCGTGGTCGTGCCACCCGCGCTGGTGGAAGCCTTTGCCATGGCCCGCGCCATCACCGACCGGCATGCGCCCGGCGACGCACAGGCGGTGCTGGCGCGCTTCATCGCCGAAGGCCACCTGCTGCGCCACCTGCGGCAGATGCGCGAGCTGTACCAGGAGCGCCAGCAGGTGCTGATCGACGCGCTGGCCCAGGCCAGCGGCGGCGCGCTGCAGCTGGCGCCCAGCGACCGGGGCATGCACCTGCTGCTGGAATGCGCGCCCGGCAGCAACGACGAGGCCTTGAGCCGCAGCGCACTCGCCGCCGGGGTGATGCTGGCACCCTTGTCGCGCTATGCGATGGAATCGAACCGTAGAGGCTGGCTGTTTGGCTACGCGGGCTACGGCGAGCCCGAGATCGTGGCCGCCGCGCGGGTAGTGGCGCGGTTAGCTTCCAGAAGTCACCGCAAGGGGCTCTGA
- a CDS encoding DUF72 domain-containing protein produces the protein MDSTSSTTTNAGSSNSNSSSGPQIRIGIGGWTFEPWRDNFYPAGLAHSKELQYASRQLTAIEVNGTYYSTFKPPTFAKWHGETPEGFMFSLKANRFATNRRVLAEAGDSITRFVESGISELKDKLGPIVWQFMPTKAFEPGDFEAFLALLPQQVDGRRLRHVLDVRHESFATPAFIALARQYGCVPVHTDSEKFPAIADAEADFAYLRLMRSQADVPTGYTPEAIAQWAQGVRTWTGGERPRDVFVYFINGAKERAPAGAMELMAQLGVQAFQEK, from the coding sequence GTGGACAGCACCAGCAGCACTACCACCAACGCAGGCAGCAGCAACAGCAACAGCAGCAGCGGCCCGCAGATCCGCATCGGCATCGGCGGCTGGACCTTCGAGCCCTGGCGCGACAACTTCTACCCCGCAGGCCTGGCGCACAGCAAAGAGCTGCAGTACGCCAGCCGCCAGCTCACCGCCATCGAGGTCAACGGCACCTACTACAGCACCTTCAAGCCACCGACGTTCGCCAAGTGGCATGGCGAAACGCCCGAGGGCTTCATGTTCTCGCTCAAGGCCAACCGCTTTGCAACCAACCGCCGCGTGCTGGCGGAGGCGGGCGATTCGATCACGCGGTTTGTCGAGAGCGGCATCTCCGAACTGAAAGACAAGCTCGGGCCCATCGTCTGGCAGTTCATGCCCACCAAGGCGTTCGAGCCGGGGGACTTCGAGGCCTTCCTCGCGCTGCTGCCCCAGCAGGTCGATGGCCGCCGCCTGCGCCATGTGCTCGACGTGCGGCACGAGAGCTTTGCGACCCCCGCCTTCATCGCGCTGGCCCGCCAGTACGGCTGCGTGCCGGTGCACACCGATTCCGAAAAATTCCCGGCCATCGCCGATGCCGAGGCGGACTTCGCCTACCTGCGGCTGATGCGCAGCCAGGCGGACGTGCCCACCGGCTACACGCCCGAGGCCATCGCCCAGTGGGCCCAAGGCGTGCGCACCTGGACGGGCGGCGAGCGCCCACGCGACGTGTTCGTGTACTTCATCAACGGCGCGAAGGAGCGGGCCCCGGCAGGGGCGATGGAGCTGATGGCGCAGCTGGGTGTGCAGGCATTCCAAGAAAAATAG
- a CDS encoding OsmC family protein, with protein MAEHTATIAWSRGSDDFLDKRYHRAHTWQFDGGAVVAGSSSPHVVPLPYSDASAVDPEEAYVAALSSCHMLWFLDFACRAGWRVDSYTDAAVGTMAKDAEGRLVVAHVQLRPVTRFDAAHAPSSAVLADLHHQAHAACFLANSVKTQIDCAPVLDVEGPLT; from the coding sequence ATGGCCGAGCACACCGCCACCATCGCCTGGTCCCGTGGCAGCGACGACTTTCTGGACAAGCGCTACCACCGCGCGCACACCTGGCAATTCGATGGCGGCGCCGTGGTGGCCGGCTCGTCGTCGCCGCATGTGGTGCCGCTGCCCTACTCCGACGCTTCGGCCGTGGACCCCGAAGAAGCCTACGTGGCCGCGCTTTCGAGTTGCCACATGCTGTGGTTCCTGGACTTCGCCTGCCGTGCCGGATGGCGCGTGGACAGCTACACCGATGCCGCCGTGGGCACCATGGCCAAGGATGCCGAGGGCCGCCTGGTGGTTGCGCACGTGCAGCTGCGGCCCGTGACGCGCTTCGACGCGGCGCACGCGCCCAGCAGCGCGGTGCTGGCCGACCTGCACCACCAGGCGCACGCGGCGTGCTTTTTGGCCAACTCGGTCAAGACGCAGATCGACTGCGCGCCCGTGCTGGACGTGGAAGGACCACTGACATGA